The Deltaproteobacteria bacterium genome includes the window TGGTGTAGAGATAACTCACGGCTCGTTTCAATAACCCCAGGGGGTAACCGGAGACAACCTTCCGGCAACGTTCGGGGAGATCGGCTTCTTCGAAGTGTCTGAGGGTATCGGTGCGGCGCACTATTGGACAAAAGCGACTTCCTCCCAGCAGATTGTCGTTGATCCGCTGGCGGCGGACGCGGCGGGCATGGACCACGGCGTAGTATCGCTCAGGGTCAAGCAGGTCGACATAGTTGCCCTGGTCTAAATCTTCAAGCGGAAGGCGCCTCCCTGTGAGAAACTCGTATAGAAACCATAGCCGTCGGGCGTATTTCCCCGTAGGCTTGGACCGGACATAATCCAGGAACTCTTCCTGTTCAATCTTCTGAAACAAACTGGCAAGGATGCCGAGGTTTATGCCGTCGTACTTGACGGCGAATTCGAGGTGGTCCCCTAACGTATCACCGGGCCAGTATCTGGAAGGATAAATCTCCTCAACCACGCCTTCTCTCGACGTGATCCTATGCATTCCTCCAGTCGCCACCCAGGAGGTGTGCCAGTTCGGAATGACGTTGAGCTCGTATTGTTCAATGAGCGGAGCATATCCGGCTTTTCTCAGCGCACCCTGATCTGGGGTGTTTTCGGCCATCTCATCCGCTCCATCTATCGCTCAGGCACCGCATACAAACCATGTGAACATCAAGCTATCACGTGAAAGATGGTTATCAAAACAGAATTATAGTTACAATCAGGCAGATGTCAAGAAAAATAATTACAAGCAAGCGGTTCTGTTATCACCTCTCGTGCGGCCAGAAAAACTGATATATGGCTGAAATAATAGTTACAACAAGCCGGCTCGTCGGAAAAACGCTTACAGACAGCCTGTAACCGGGACATTTAGTCGGCGGTGCGATGTTTGGTATTTGGTAGTTTGGAGGGCTTACATCCCGGCTACCCCCAAATGCTCAACAAAGGTTGGGAGGTCACAGGAGAGGCACCGCCCGTTCCCGGCCGGTTTCTTGGTCTGGGATACCAGAAAGCGCCGTGAGGCCTTGATGATGTCGGCAGCATTGTTCAGGCGTGATACGTCGTCGGTCGACGAAGACGAGGTCAGCTTGACCTTGGCCGCCCAGAGCTCTTTCCCGAAGCCAACGACGAGATCCACTTCATATCGATCGCCGGTCCTGAAGTAATATGCGCTGAAGCTGCGGCCCTGCGAGGAAAGCTCCCCCAACGCCTGGAGGTGGCGCGTCTTGCCCGTGTCAGGAGAGCGGGTCTCTACTACAAGCCTTGAGAAGCCGTCATAGAGATAGTCGTCCTGTTTGACTTTCCGCCAATGACAGATGTGCGGAAGAAGCACAATCGAAATCTCCCTGCCCGTCCAGATCCCGTAGTCCTCGTCATACCTGCAGGTCGTTCTTCTCATGGGCTCAAAAACCCCAACCGGCAACCCCAAGAACCCGCGGCCATTATATCGGGCAGCCGTCTCGTGCCAAGGGAGAAATGAGCCGAGTCCGGGGTCCCAACAGGGCAAATAGGCGCAACAAAGGGGATCCTGTGTGTTCGATCTGGAAGCCTTGCTCGAATCTCTGGCCGCCAGTACGAGAACCTCTGGGATGTCAGACCAAGAAAATCGCGATTCTTGGGTCCGAGTGTACCCCCCTATCGGTCAGCTCCACTTCCATCCCAGCTGGAGACGTGTGTTTTCCCGAATTATCAACCGGAGATCGACTCTAACCGATTCAATTCACGGAATAACTGGATAGAAATTGTCAAGAAAAGGTTTGACCCCAGAGCTAGGGCCAGGGGATTCCTGAAAACCCGATAATGCAAGACCTGACCCCCAGGTATTCCAGCAAAGATGGGACTTGACCGAAAAAGGCCTTTACCTTCCCTTCGGAATAACATATTGTTATTAACATCATGTTAATTCCAACGTGTTAAAGGAGAGGCCATGGAACCCCTCAAAAACCCTTTTCATTATGGGGGGAAGGTCTCAGGAGAGAACTTCTGGGATCGCGAAGGCGAAATCCGGGAGCTCCTGGGAGACATCCGCTCCCATCAACATGTCATCGTTTTTTCCCAGCGCCGCCTCGGCAAGACCTCGCTGGTCCTGAAGGTTCTCGAGGAAGCGGCAAAGGAGGGTCTGGTTTCTGTCTATGTCGATCTATACCCGGTTTCCACCCTGGGGGAGCTCATCGAAGAGTATGGCCGGGCTATAGCCAGGGCTCTCGGCCCCTATGAGAAGGCGAGAAAGCTGATGCGGGAGCTCTTCTCGCGGCTTCACCTGACCATGGGAGTGGACCCGGCCGGCAATCCCCAATGGAGCGTGGGGTTTGACAGGAGCCAGGAAGCGGAATCCTTTGAGGAGGTGATCTCCGCTCTCGATCGATATCTGGTCAGGAAAGGGAGGAACGGAGTGGTGGTTTTCGACGAGTTCCAACAGATTATCGAAACCGATGGTGACAAGACCGAGAAACGCCTCCGGAGTGCCATCCAGATGCATGGGCAGGTCTCCTATGTATTCGTGGGCAGTAAGAAGCACCTTCTCTCCGATCTCTTCTCCAACCCGAACCGACCCTTCTACCGAATCGGCAAGATCTTTCCCCTTGGCAGAATGCCGGCCGACGAGGTCCGAAGGATCATCCGGGAGAAATTCGCCACCGTAAAGGTAACCCTCGAAGACCGTGCCGTTGAGGAGATCGTCGAGACGACCGAGTGTCATCCCTACTACATCCAGTACCTCTGCCATGTTCTCTACGACACCCTGGAGAGGCAACCGATCCGGCCGCAAGATGTCCCTCTCGCTGTCGAGTTTCTCTTGCAGCGTGAAGCCACCGCATACATGAACACCTGGGACCTCCTGACACAGCGCCAGAGACAGGCTCTGGTCATCCTCGCGACGAGCGCCCGAGGAGAGAATCCCTTTCGGGCTGAGGCCCTCAGGAAATTCAACATATCCCAACCGTCGGTCCTGGTGAGGGCCCTGAAGAGCCTTATCGAGAAAGACCTCGTCGACAAAGAGGAAGGCCGGTACGAAATCGTGGATCCCTTCTTCAAACGATGGATCAAGCAATACATCTCTCAATCCGAAGCGCTGTGACTCGGTTTCAGGAGGTGCGAGAGCGCGGCATTCGCGGCGCGCTTTCGATGGTCCGCAGATCGTCGAACCGGCACGCCAACGCCCGGTGAATCTGGAGTCGACCCGGTTTCCTCGACACTCAAGAAAGGTTTCGACCAAATGGACGAGCAATGGCAAAAAAAAGGGCAAGGGGAACAAGAAGAACGGAAACCGCTATCTGGCCTGGGCTCTTTCTGAGGCTTCTGAGTTGGCCAGGCGCTATGATCCGCAGGCCAGGGCAGCACAGTTCATCATGAGGGATCGAGTTGTGTTCAAGCCCGAAAAGTTGTTTGGATAAGGACGTGGCCGCAACGGTGAACCTGCAATGGGGTTGGCTCGAAACCATTAGACTTGGAAAAAACGAATTGGACACGGCCTGGAACCGAAGATTTTCTGGTCCGCTCCAAGCGGAAAGGGTCGAGTCGAAAGACGGGTTTGCCCGACAAGACCTTAATCCTGATGGGTGACTGGCGCAGGAAAGCTGGCACCGAAAAACCTGAGGAAACTCCGGCAAAGGTAGAGGTGTTGTTGACTCAGCCGTTAAACCCTGTAAGAAGAAACAATCCTCTTACACAGGAGAAGTCTTTACTCTTGACAGGGGCCTCTTAATGGGTGACCCCGGATATTGACTCCTCACAATGCGGACAAGTCTAGGAGGGAATTATGGCCTGCATGGAAACCTCAAAATGATCGACCCGGAAACACCGAGCGATGAGAAAGAGAGAATCCGGAGGGCCCTCCTGGAGTGCTGCCGACAGCATACCAACGCCATGGTGAAAATCTGGGAGGAGCTTTTCAAACGCTGCTGAAGGTGAAAAATTCAATAATGTAACATGTTGAGATTAGAACGCTTCTTTCTCGCCGGAAAAAGTTTTTGAAATCTTCCTTAAGATTTTCCCTCCGAGTTTCTATAATACCAGCGATTTCAAAAAGTAAGTTCTCAGGAGTTTTCTCACTTTCGAAAAACGCCCTTATCCCTGATCGGCGTTGCGGAAGCGGCGGGGTACCTATCGAGGGTGAGCGGGCGCCGTCCTGAGCGCAGCCGAAGGCAAGGGCTAAAGATTCCCCACTTGCGAATTCCGAGAGTGTCACTACGAGAGCTTAGGAGCGCAGGGATAAGGCAGGACCCCGGAGGGGTGGGCTCATGAACTTCTCTCAGCAGATCTGACAGACCCACAGGCCATAGTATAGATGGAGTGAAAATGTGCCTGAGAGCACCGCGAATCCAACACAGAAAGGTCGGTACCCATGATGAAGAAAGACGTAGCCGAAAAGAAAGGGCTCGATGATTACGGCATCATCTTCATATCCGGTGATATCGCTGATGGTACGGCGCAATCGGTATGCGAGAAGATAATCGAGATGAACATAACCCGGAGCTGCGATTTCATCCAGCTCATCATCAACTCTCACGGGGGGCTTTGCTCGGCCGGATTCGCCATCATCGATATGATGGAGTGGTCCAGGCTCCCCGTTTATGCTACAGGCGTTGGCATCATTGCGTCGATGGCACTGGCCGTCTTCATGGCCGGCGAAAAGGGCCACCGGGTGGTAACGCCTAGAACTTCGGTCCTGTCACACCGGTTCGCCGCCTTTAGTTACGGCAACCACTCGGAGCTGGTCGCCAAGCGAAAGGAAGAGGACCTGATGCACCGGAGGTTGTTGGACCACTACATCCGGCATACGGGGCTCAAAAGCGAGCAAGAGGTGTTAACAAAACTCCTCAGGGACGTGGACACTTGGCTCACGCCCCAGGAAGCCGTGGAGATGGGCATCGCCGACAAAATACAGTACGACCAGAAAATGTCGCACCCGGCGCAAGCGAGAGGTGGGGAAAAATGGGAAGCCTTCAAAAACCGACAAACATACCGGTAGAAGTTGCCCCGCTAGATAGGCCATTTTCGGACAATGCAGAGTATCTGGAAGCCAAGAGGGTTGAGATGACCCTTCTCGTCGAGTGCGCTTCGCTTCGCAGGTCCATCGAGGTCGCGGAGACCCAGCATCTCACCCCAAACAGCTTTTCGGGAAAAGCAGGGGCTGGAACGCACCTGAATATGGCGGGAGAACTGGATCGGGGGTGTAAGGTCTCAGAACTGAAGGAGCTCCTAGAGGAAACGGTAAAGCGCTACGAGGCCATCAGGCTAGTGAACGAGCAGAGGCTCGCACTACCCGCGAGCGTCCGGTTCCCTTTTGAAGACCTAGTCGAGCAGTGCCGGTTGAGTCGCTTCGAACAGAGCGTCGTGTGGTTGCTGTTTTTCAAGGCGGTTTCCCCAGACTTCCGGCAAAAGTACGAGGACTCAGCCATCAACACGGTCGGCCACGAGACCAACCCGGAACTGTACATCGGCAATCTGCTCCAGATTCTCTGCCCCGGGTCCCTGCGGGACCAGCTCGAGGCCCGCAAGTACTTCAGCGTGGATGCCCCGCTGCTCCGCTACCACCTGGTCAAGCTGGGAAGAGACGTCGAGGACTGCGCCACCATCCTTGAAGTGGAGCTGGAATTACCGCAGCGGGTGATTGGCTGGATTACCGAGGACAATAACACATACGTGGTTGACAGCCCCTTCCACGTGGAGTGTCCAGAGACATCACTCTCCCAGGTTGTTCTGCCTCAGGAGGACATCGGTCGGGTGCTTGCACTCATTGAAAACCACGATGCTTACGTGCAGAAGAGACGCGAGCTTCGATTGGACGAAACCATCAGCTACGGGCGGGCCATCGTAGTCCTGGAGTATGGTCCGCCGGGGACGGGAAAGACGCTCTTGGCGCGGGCGCTCTCGAATCACACCGGCCGACCTTTGGTTTCCTTCAACAAGCGGAGCGGATACGGAAACGGGGCGCACCACAGCGGCTTTGCAGAAAACGTGCCCAAGCTCTTCCGTGAGGCCCAACTCCGCAAGGGCATCGTTTTCATCGACGAATGCGAGCGGTTCTGCATGAAAGACACTGAAGAACTCGGGCAACTCCTGATTGAGCTCGAGCGGACGGATGCCATCGTCATCATGGCCACCAATCGGCCCGAGAAGCTGGCACCCGCATTGGACCGCCGATTCACCCTAAAGATGCCGTTTCAGATGCCGGATGCTGGCGAGCGCAGGAGAATCTGGCAAGTCCATATCCCCAAGGACGTCCCCCTAGCCGGTGATGTAGACGTGGAGCAGCTCGCTCGTACATACCCCTTTGCCGGAGGATACATAAAGAATGCAGTGCTTGCGGCCATCAATTTGGCTCTTTCGCGAAGCGCTGGCAAGGAGTTTATCTTACAGCAGGAGGACCTGGAAAAGGCAGCAAAGTTCCAGGAGCGTCACGTTGGAGGAGCTTGTCGCTACCGAGAAATCGTCACTCCGAAAATCGGCCTGGACGATGCTCTCATTTCGGAGACTGCGAGGGAAGCCCTCAGGCGCCTGGTCAGCATGGCCCGGAACTATCAGAGGATGATGGGGAAGTGGTCCTGGAATGAAAGGCTCGTATCAAATCCCGCGAAGGGGATAAAGGTGCTCTTTCACGGTGCCTCCCTCGACCCATCCCTTCAGGCAGTCGAGGCCATGGCCGGGGAACTGGGTGTCTCCATAAACCGAGTAATGCTCCATCGCATCCTCGACGAGGATGATGAGCCCAATAAATCGAAGGTTGTAGAGCTGTTTTCCGCCTTTTCTGGAACGGGCCACCTTTTGGTCTTTATCGACAGCAGGGGCATTCTGGAACACCTGGAGGGTCTGTATGATGGGGCCGTGTGGGAACTCTTTGAGAGCCTGGCCCGTTACGACGGAATAGCCGTGGTCGTCAGCCGGGTTGAGTGGATGCGGCTTCCCGGTTGGGCCGACGTCTTTCACGAGCAGATTTCCTTTGAAAGACCAGCACAGAATTTGCGAATGGATTGCTGGAGAAGGGTCTTAAACGGCTCGCTTCCCCTCGCAAAGGACGTGGATGTGGAGAAGCTGGCCCAGGACTATGACCTTTCCCTGGAGGAGATCCAGGCTGCGGTCCATCGAGCATGCTTACTCATGGCTGCCGTGGATCCCCGTGGGCCCTTGAATGCCAAGCTCCTTGAGAGGGCCATCTGTCTGGTCAGGAAGAAATCCAAACACCGGGAATGCCTTTTTGGATAACCAGGAGGGATATAACCCACCTTGCAAACTCGCCCTTGAACCTCGGTTCAGGAAAGGAACCGCATTGGGCACAATCGCCACCGGTTTGGAATATAGTGTGACCAAGGCCACTCGAAAGTACCTGGAATGGAAGCGAGCGGAGATTACCTCGAAAAAGAACAACTAGACCAGTTGGTCCTGGTCACGGGATTAGACCCCGAAAAAAACGGCCTCGATCTGATCTTCTTTGACTCCAACTCGGTCTACTTTGGAGCCGTGAGAATCGAGTTTCTCGGAGCCGGCGGACCGCCTAGTTCGCGATTTGGAGCTCTTGGCCCCTCGCAACAGTTCCGCAAGGACTCCTTTAACGGACTCTTTGATCCCTGTCTCCATTGACTGGATGAGTTTTTCGATTCTGTTCTTTGATCTTCCGATGCTCGTACACTCATGCCGGACCGTTCTCAGATTCTTGAGGGCGGCTTCGATTTTTTCAATGTATGCACGGAAATTTTCCACGTCTGTGCCCTCACCCGTCTTGTCAGCCATCCTTATTCGGGGCCTGGCCCAGTTGATTGCGCTCTCGGTATAGGGGAGGCTGGTGATAAGCTTGTTTCCCTCATATTCGTTCCAGTCACCGACCTGTTTCTGGAGTTGATCTGGCTCTTTGGCAATGATAATTCCGTATCCCGCGCGCCGGGCCAAGGTATTGATGGAGAAGCTGGAGCGGGCGCTGATGATCTTTGGGCGAGTGATCGACCAGACCGAGGGTCGGGTGATTCTGGGGGAGAAGGTTCCAGCCTCTGAGAAGGTGGTTTCGTTTTTTGAAGTCCATGCCGACATCATCGAAAAAGGGGGGGGTGTGAGCCGTGTTACGGTCATAAGGTCTATCTGACAGGCGGCCGTTCGGGGTTGATCCTTGACTGTCGGGTGGTTCGAGGAAATCCCAGAGACTCGAGTCTTTTTTCTGAACTGATCGGACGTGAACAGGGTCTTTGCGGGCGAGTTCCCCGTCAGGTGGCGTCCGATGAGGGATTTGCCTCGGTGGACAATCTCCGGTGGGCCAAGGCCGAGGGGATCAAAGACGTGATGTTCTCCAAGACAAGAGGGCTTTCTGTCCTGGATGCAGTGGTATCGTACAATTTGCATGTTTTGGGTCGGTTGAAGATGGCCACGGCCTAAGGTCGCTGAATCAGTATCACCACAACTCTGAGAGTCGAGCTGTGCCCGAAATCGAGCCAACCCCTCGAAGGGACACCGTTTGATTGGTAGATAGTTCATTATCACCAGCCAATTGGCTAATTTCCAGTGGCTGCTAAACACTTCGCCCGCTCAAATCCGCGAAAAACGGGGCTTTCCGGACGGGCACTAACTAATGAAGTGCTCTTGGGCTCGATTGATGTCTTGGTACTCGTCAACAATGAGGTGCCTTACACCGGGTAACGATTCTGGATTTGACTCCAGTCTTTCGATTGCAAGGCTGACTATCCGCCCGAAGGTCAGAAGTCTGTTTTCATCTAGGATTTTCTCGTATTTCTCAACGCCTGATGAAGAATCGCCGCTCTTTCCTCCAAAATACCCCGGGATATCAAGTCATCCTTGGCGTTTTGTCTTCTAGCATCTCGATTCTCCTGAAAATGCCTCTACCCGAGAAGGAATCTTAGAGGAGTTTTGCGAACCGCCGCCCTCTTTCGATGTCAATCCAAACGGACATTTTCCTTTTCCGCTGCCTCGCCCCTCAAACGCCCGGCCAACATGGCCCTTGAGAAAGATTGAGGGAAAAGGAGCACCTTGAATACCAGACGTTGCAGTAACCCGATCCAAAACCACAGTTTTTGCCCCCCCTTGGGCGCGCGGCGAGCTTCTCTTTGAGACCACGCCTTCTCGCCTAGGCACCACAACGCTTGAGAAGCTCCTCTCGGATTTTCAACATACCAATGGTGTCGTGCCCACAGTATTGAAGAAGATTTTTTCGGATCATCTCCTTCTCTTCAAATCGGGTCTCGCCGTCGATCATTCGGAGATACTCCACTCCGGCATATTCCCCATCCTGAACAGCCAGCACCTCGTAAGACATGGAGGGCACAACGGCAGGAAGAACGGTTTTCAGAGAAAAAGATCCGTGGAAGTCAGGATGGTAATAACCTTTTCTTATGGTGCCCCAGAGGTCCCAGCATCTGTCGAGGAGGGTGAGGAGATGATTCCGGTACTTCGGTAAGTGATTGGCAAGCCCGGCAATCACCCGCTTCTCATAGGTTGTGTAAGTGCAAATGTCACCCCGGTCACCGAGCGCTTCCAAGAGGCTAGAGGCTAATTCCTCCCTTGTATCGCTGTCTTCCACGGAGAGATACTCCCTGTGGTCCAGACTGCCACCTCCTGAGAGGATATGGTCCGACCACTGGAAAGGGATCTTTTGATGAGGACGAGTGTTCCCATATCGAGGGATCGGAGGACTGATGGTCTCAAAATCCAGGAAATGGATAGGATACTCACGCTCACTGAGAGCGGTCTTGAGCATAGGTCCGATGTATTCTCTGCCTCTAACAACACAACGCTTGATCCGCAGTTGAACTGGAGAAAGGGGAAAGGAATCTGGAACATCCCGGATGTCATGAATCCCCATTTCTGCCAGTTGAGAGAGTTTATCCTTCCCTATTCCCGACAGTTGGAGTACCCAGTGATCCGGCATCTTCTTTCGGCAGTGCTCATAGAACTCGCAGTCATATGGTTCGGAGCAGTGTCTCGAGGGATTGGTGACGGGAGGCGAGCCGCTTCCAAGCATCGTTTTCAGGTCCTGCAGTTTCGCCTCGACCTCCTCCTGGATTCGGGCCACTTGCCCCTTTAGATCTTCGAACCGAAACAGAGCCCCGAGATCAAGCTCCTCACCGTCATAGACGTATTCCTTGTTCAGATGGAGGACTCCTGCGCTTTTCAGATCAAACCCGAAACCGTTCAGGACGTAGTATTGAATCGCCACATCGTATCGATGATCCTCCTTTACCTGGGTGGCGGACTTGACCTCCATGAGATTCCATGATCCATCTCTCACCCTTTCAAGAATATCAGTGCGGATTTTGACGTGGTTGAACGTAAACGCCCCCTCATAGATCGCAGGGACACTGGCCGATTTGAGAAAAGCTTGCGTAGAACGAATCGCCTCTTCGTGGTGAAGATGATCTTCCTCAACCAAGACCCCTCGAGGAAAGAGACCTCTGGCAAGTGCGCCCACCTTTCGACCGTTATCCAATCGTGCTTGCTTGGCTGGGGTCGGCTCGGAGGCAAGCTCTGGTGCATAGACCGAGTACCATAGCCGGAGGGGGCACTGGATGCCTGCGATAAACTTGGATTTGGACAGAGGAGGTATACTCATTTCATTCACCTCTCATCCGGTCTCTTGCCGCTTCAGTCGTCTCATGCCTGGGAAATTTTTCCCTCCGCATTTGATTCGATCTATCAATTCGTTTTCATGAACATATGGGATGACCAGGCGGTATTTGGCTCTTGTCATGGCGACGTACACGGTCTTGATGATCTGGCCTCTGGTTGCGTCTGACACGTTCAGACCGTCCATACCCACCAGATAGACAAGGTCAAAATCGATGCCTTTAGCGCTGTGGATCGAGATCACGGTGACCCTGTCGGTGGTAATGTCAAACTCCTCCTTCGCGTGTATATCCCGGGAGGGCCACTTGGTCGGGATGCCGGCCCCTTCAAGTTTTGCGACTAGTTCCCTGGGGGAATGCCTCGGGTCGTATTGAAACCCCCCCGGGCCGTAGGCTTTGTCATCGTAGATGATGGCTATCTCTGATCGTTTGAATTCGCCCTTCTTGATCTGACTGTAAACGTCTCTGACGAGAAGATCCTCTAATTCTTTGTGACCTGGAAGCCGTATGAGTTCCGGTTCTGGGCCGTGCATGGCCGATTCAAATGGAAGGGAGGCCTGCTGGAAGGCCGCGGGATCCTGTCCAATAAACCGCTGGGTGAACTCGAAGATCTCCCGTGTGCTCCGGTAGACCTTTTTCAGGTAGCGAGTGTGGCCTTTGGCCTGGATTCCGAGGGCCTTCCAACTCGATTTTCTCTTGTAGATATCCTGGTAGGGGTCCAAGGCAATGACAAGATCCCCACCGGGTTTGAGGAGGCCCAGAACCGCCCTAACCATCTGATCGCTGAGATCCTGACCCTCATCGACAAGAACCGCGTCAAAGGGCTCGACGTGAGACTGACCGCTTCCCACCGCGTCAAGAGCGAGGTCGATGCAGTCCTGGTAGTACCGTGAGTCTTTCCTGTCATAGTCTATTTTCTCGTCAAGGATTCTGGAACAAAGGTCATAGAAATGACACACCTCAACTCCATCGCCAAGGCCGACACCGTTTTCCATGATGAGGCGCTTGATGTAACTCACCAGGGCGATGTTGTAACAGACAAAAAGGACCCGTTTGACCCTTGGATCGTGTTTCCTCAAGCGGCAGCACCGGTGAACCAGGACGAGGGTCTTACCACTTCCAGGTGGGCCCTTAATGATCTGGTGGCCCCGTTTGAGTTTGAGGGCGATACGGGCCTGGTTCTGATCGAGCCGTCTCACCTCGGTCTGAAAACGGGTTCTACCGGAACCGTCCCTTGGGGGAAGGTTCAGCGAGATCTCGGGCCAGACGGTCTCCTTGATCCGATCGAGCTCCGGATTGGTGGAGCCCTGGAAGGGGAAGGGGAACATGGGCCCGATGCGCTTCCGAAATGCGCCTCCCGAGGGATCGCACGAGATCTCGCTGCATGGGTCAAGGTCGTCTTTTAGAAGGACCTTGTCCCGGGGGATCAGGCGTTGAAAGCTGCATCGGGTGTATTCCTCCTCCGATATGTTTGTAAAGACCACAGCCCGAGCGACCGGGACCTTCAGCTTCCCCTGATGCTTGCCGTCTCGCTCTCGGAGGGAGGGAACCCGTCTCAGAAGTTGCATCAGCCGATCTGCATATCTCTTGGCCTGCTTTTCTGGGTTGGTCTCTTGGTGGTCCTGCCCTGAAAAACAGACCGTGAAAAAATGGGCATCGCCACGACGGATTTGCCAGGCTTCCCAGTCCTTGACTTCGAGCACAAGGAGTCCGAACTCCTTTCCAAAGAGCACGAAGTCGGGCCGGTGGCCGTCGATGTTCGGCTCGTACCAGCAAATAAAGCCCTCATCAGGACGGGCCCCTGCTTTGATGAATCTGAATACCTTCTTTTCGCCCTCTGTGGCTTCAGGAAGGCATTCGATGTCCAATGGATACATTTGAGCCACGACTTCGTCACCTCACTAAACGGTCGATTGGGTCAAGTGAGGAACGTATCTCTCTGTGGCGGTTTCAATTGTTTGAATTGGTTCAATTGGTTAGATAGAGGCTGATGAGTCCTTCCCGCTGTGGTCTTTACACCCGGCCAACTGGTCTAATACTTAAGTTGATCAATCGACAAACCTGTGCCCTTGCAAACGGTTGAATAGGTTGAATTAGTGTAACTCGTTTAAGAACAAGTGATCAGTTTCTGCAATTTCGAGCCGGCCGACGGGTGGTCTTCACATGGGGCTAGCAATGGATGTGCC containing:
- a CDS encoding ATP-binding protein, yielding MEPLKNPFHYGGKVSGENFWDREGEIRELLGDIRSHQHVIVFSQRRLGKTSLVLKVLEEAAKEGLVSVYVDLYPVSTLGELIEEYGRAIARALGPYEKARKLMRELFSRLHLTMGVDPAGNPQWSVGFDRSQEAESFEEVISALDRYLVRKGRNGVVVFDEFQQIIETDGDKTEKRLRSAIQMHGQVSYVFVGSKKHLLSDLFSNPNRPFYRIGKIFPLGRMPADEVRRIIREKFATVKVTLEDRAVEEIVETTECHPYYIQYLCHVLYDTLERQPIRPQDVPLAVEFLLQREATAYMNTWDLLTQRQRQALVILATSARGENPFRAEALRKFNISQPSVLVRALKSLIEKDLVDKEEGRYEIVDPFFKRWIKQYISQSEAL
- a CDS encoding DUF2779 domain-containing protein, producing the protein MSIPPLSKSKFIAGIQCPLRLWYSVYAPELASEPTPAKQARLDNGRKVGALARGLFPRGVLVEEDHLHHEEAIRSTQAFLKSASVPAIYEGAFTFNHVKIRTDILERVRDGSWNLMEVKSATQVKEDHRYDVAIQYYVLNGFGFDLKSAGVLHLNKEYVYDGEELDLGALFRFEDLKGQVARIQEEVEAKLQDLKTMLGSGSPPVTNPSRHCSEPYDCEFYEHCRKKMPDHWVLQLSGIGKDKLSQLAEMGIHDIRDVPDSFPLSPVQLRIKRCVVRGREYIGPMLKTALSEREYPIHFLDFETISPPIPRYGNTRPHQKIPFQWSDHILSGGGSLDHREYLSVEDSDTREELASSLLEALGDRGDICTYTTYEKRVIAGLANHLPKYRNHLLTLLDRCWDLWGTIRKGYYHPDFHGSFSLKTVLPAVVPSMSYEVLAVQDGEYAGVEYLRMIDGETRFEEKEMIRKNLLQYCGHDTIGMLKIREELLKRCGA
- a CDS encoding cell filamentation protein Fic, with amino-acid sequence MAENTPDQGALRKAGYAPLIEQYELNVIPNWHTSWVATGGMHRITSREGVVEEIYPSRYWPGDTLGDHLEFAVKYDGINLGILASLFQKIEQEEFLDYVRSKPTGKYARRLWFLYEFLTGRRLPLEDLDQGNYVDLLDPERYYAVVHARRVRRQRINDNLLGGSRFCPIVRRTDTLRHFEEADLPERCRKVVSGYPLGLLKRAVSYLYT
- a CDS encoding UvrD-helicase domain-containing protein — encoded protein: MPGYFGGKSGDSSSGVEKYEKILDENRLLTFGRIVSLAIERLESNPESLPGVRHLIVDEYQDINRAQEHFIS
- a CDS encoding NERD domain-containing protein → MAQMYPLDIECLPEATEGEKKVFRFIKAGARPDEGFICWYEPNIDGHRPDFVLFGKEFGLLVLEVKDWEAWQIRRGDAHFFTVCFSGQDHQETNPEKQAKRYADRLMQLLRRVPSLRERDGKHQGKLKVPVARAVVFTNISEEEYTRCSFQRLIPRDKVLLKDDLDPCSEISCDPSGGAFRKRIGPMFPFPFQGSTNPELDRIKETVWPEISLNLPPRDGSGRTRFQTEVRRLDQNQARIALKLKRGHQIIKGPPGSGKTLVLVHRCCRLRKHDPRVKRVLFVCYNIALVSYIKRLIMENGVGLGDGVEVCHFYDLCSRILDEKIDYDRKDSRYYQDCIDLALDAVGSGQSHVEPFDAVLVDEGQDLSDQMVRAVLGLLKPGGDLVIALDPYQDIYKRKSSWKALGIQAKGHTRYLKKVYRSTREIFEFTQRFIGQDPAAFQQASLPFESAMHGPEPELIRLPGHKELEDLLVRDVYSQIKKGEFKRSEIAIIYDDKAYGPGGFQYDPRHSPRELVAKLEGAGIPTKWPSRDIHAKEEFDITTDRVTVISIHSAKGIDFDLVYLVGMDGLNVSDATRGQIIKTVYVAMTRAKYRLVIPYVHENELIDRIKCGGKNFPGMRRLKRQETG
- a CDS encoding ATP-binding protein, with translation MTLLVECASLRRSIEVAETQHLTPNSFSGKAGAGTHLNMAGELDRGCKVSELKELLEETVKRYEAIRLVNEQRLALPASVRFPFEDLVEQCRLSRFEQSVVWLLFFKAVSPDFRQKYEDSAINTVGHETNPELYIGNLLQILCPGSLRDQLEARKYFSVDAPLLRYHLVKLGRDVEDCATILEVELELPQRVIGWITEDNNTYVVDSPFHVECPETSLSQVVLPQEDIGRVLALIENHDAYVQKRRELRLDETISYGRAIVVLEYGPPGTGKTLLARALSNHTGRPLVSFNKRSGYGNGAHHSGFAENVPKLFREAQLRKGIVFIDECERFCMKDTEELGQLLIELERTDAIVIMATNRPEKLAPALDRRFTLKMPFQMPDAGERRRIWQVHIPKDVPLAGDVDVEQLARTYPFAGGYIKNAVLAAINLALSRSAGKEFILQQEDLEKAAKFQERHVGGACRYREIVTPKIGLDDALISETAREALRRLVSMARNYQRMMGKWSWNERLVSNPAKGIKVLFHGASLDPSLQAVEAMAGELGVSINRVMLHRILDEDDEPNKSKVVELFSAFSGTGHLLVFIDSRGILEHLEGLYDGAVWELFESLARYDGIAVVVSRVEWMRLPGWADVFHEQISFERPAQNLRMDCWRRVLNGSLPLAKDVDVEKLAQDYDLSLEEIQAAVHRACLLMAAVDPRGPLNAKLLERAICLVRKKSKHRECLFG
- a CDS encoding ATP-dependent Clp protease proteolytic subunit, producing MMKKDVAEKKGLDDYGIIFISGDIADGTAQSVCEKIIEMNITRSCDFIQLIINSHGGLCSAGFAIIDMMEWSRLPVYATGVGIIASMALAVFMAGEKGHRVVTPRTSVLSHRFAAFSYGNHSELVAKRKEEDLMHRRLLDHYIRHTGLKSEQEVLTKLLRDVDTWLTPQEAVEMGIADKIQYDQKMSHPAQARGGEKWEAFKNRQTYR